Genomic DNA from Sporomusaceae bacterium FL31:
CGAACCAGGAGTCCAAAGTATTTTTAGAATCACGCTCTCAAGGTCAGTTCCAAATCGCCCGTGCTTCCTGGGTCGGTGACTATGCAGATCCTATGACATTTATGGATGTATTTAAAGATCCTAACAATGATGCCAAATACAATAATACCGCCTATAACAGCCTCATCGAACAGGCTCAGGCTACCAATGATCAGACGGTACGGATGCAAGCCATGCATGATGCCGAAAAACTGTTGTTTGCAGATGCGGTAGTCATCCCCATTTACTATACAACCCAACCCTATGTAACCAAACCCTATGTGAAGGGTTATTTTTGGTCAGTACTTGGTCTAGCAGACTTTAAAACCGCATACATAGAAAAATAACAATCTTCAGGGATGTGACATTTATGGTTCATATCCCTTTTTATTAAGGTCACTTTTACAAGGAGGGCTAGAAGATGAGCATTATACCCCAAATCAAGCCTAAGCGCCTTTACCCGGGTGATACAATTGGCATTATTGCTCCTGCCAGCCCAGGGAATGTCGAGTTAGCTCAAGCAGGCATCAGCTGGCTAAAGGAACAAGGCTTCCGGGTTAAGCTTGGTGCCACAACTGAGCAGACTTATGGCTACCTGGCCGGCTCTGATCCATTACGGGCTACTGATATTCACCAAATGTTTGCCGATCCAGATATTAACGGCATCATTTGCCTGAGAGGCGGCTATGGAACCATGCGCCTGCTTGAGCTGCTGGACTATGATCTGATACGGGCTAATCCCAAAGTATTTGTCGGCTACAGTGATATTACCGCCCTCCATACCAGCATTGGTCAACGAACTGGTCTTGTCACCTTCCATGGCCCCATGGTAGCCGCTGATTTGGGCAAAGGTCTGCCTGGATATACATTTGATTCTTTATTCCGGGCTATTACAGCCCCTGCTCCGCTCGGAATGATCAGTAATCCGTCCGACTCTCCCCCGCCGCTGACCATTGTTCCCGGAACAGCCAGCGGATATCTGACAGGTGGAAATCTTAGCCTGCTTGCAGCAACCTTGGGAACACCTTATGAAATTGATACTTGCAACAAACTCCTCTGTATTGAAGAAGTGGGTGAAGAACCTTACCGAATTGACCGCATGCTGACTCAGCTGCTGCTGGCAGGTAAACTCCAGGCTGCTGCCGGAATTATCATTGCAGTATGTGCAGACTGTGACAGCGAAGGTGAAAAGGAAGATTTCACCCTTGAAGAAGTACTTTGGGATCGATTGGGAGGATTAAAGCAGCCTGTTCTGGCCAATCTTTA
This window encodes:
- a CDS encoding peptidase U61; the encoded protein is MSIIPQIKPKRLYPGDTIGIIAPASPGNVELAQAGISWLKEQGFRVKLGATTEQTYGYLAGSDPLRATDIHQMFADPDINGIICLRGGYGTMRLLELLDYDLIRANPKVFVGYSDITALHTSIGQRTGLVTFHGPMVAADLGKGLPGYTFDSLFRAITAPAPLGMISNPSDSPPPLTIVPGTASGYLTGGNLSLLAATLGTPYEIDTCNKLLCIEEVGEEPYRIDRMLTQLLLAGKLQAAAGIIIAVCADCDSEGEKEDFTLEEVLWDRLGGLKQPVLANLYFGHTPDKATLPFGLTALLETNRGGLFINESATQD